Sequence from the Paraburkholderia acidiphila genome:
CTTGATCATGTCGGCGATCGCCTTGTCGATCTTGCCCTTCAGGTCGGCGTCTTCCTTGCGCAGGCCGATAGCGGCGGCGCCCGTCGGGATTTCCTTGCCGGCGAACTGGAAGCCAGCGCCGCGCGGGGTCTTCAGGAAGCCCAGATCCGCTTGCACTTCATCCTGCAGCGCTGCGTCCAGACGGCCCGAGAGCAGGTCGGCGTAGACCTGGTCCTGGTTCTGGTAGGGAACGACGTTCACGCCCTTCGGCGCCCAGTTTTCCTTCGCGTAGGTTTCCTGGATCGTGCCTTGTTCGACGCCCACCGACTTGCCCTTGAGCGAGTCAGCCGTCGGCGCGAGGGTCGAGCCCTTCTTGGCGACGAGGCGCGTCGGCGTGTTGAACAGCTTCGCCGAGAAGGCGATCTGCTGTTCGCGCTGCGGGGTGATCGTCATCGACGAGAGCACGCCGTCGAACTTCTTGGCCTTCAGGCCCGGGATCATGCCGTCGAAGTCTTGCTCGACCCACACGCACTTGGCGTTCAGGCGCTTGCAGATTTC
This genomic interval carries:
- a CDS encoding ABC transporter substrate-binding protein: MKKLLATLSVALLAVSAGVAHAKDWSTVRFGVDASYAPFESKAPDGKLVGFDIDLGNEICKRLNAKCVWVEQDFDGMIPGLKAKKFDGVLSSMTITPQREQQIAFSAKLFNTPTRLVAKKGSTLAPTADSLKGKSVGVEQGTIQETYAKENWAPKGVNVVPYQNQDQVYADLLSGRLDAALQDEVQADLGFLKTPRGAGFQFAGKEIPTGAAAIGLRKEDADLKGKIDKAIADMIKDGTYKKIEAKYFDFDVYGG